One Cohnella candidum genomic region harbors:
- a CDS encoding GH92 family glycosyl hydrolase — protein MKKTTATEDHNWASYVNTNIGTLSYKTWSTSPTVQLPHGMMEVDPVTTPGIGDKFLADKIFGFSFGPASVMVSKEPLSERRETAASAFDHDQEETRPYVYRVLLEDSDIEAEMTVGHRSAYFRFHSNEIAYVTIDGGEHTKLHRNDGRIIEGERAEKGYVSYFSVELKTAASSFGVVDKSHRIYLNCEPRQGEPIELQAGISYISLEQARANRQQELPDWNFDAAVSRAHEAWNRALASIEVEGGTEEQRTIFYTAMYRTLQRMRKITEDGQYYSGFDGRVHEAEGRDFYTSDQLWDTYRCARPLQSIIEPRVFEDMVYSLVRAFEQGGLLPKFPYPGGDHAVMIGHHAASLIADACSKGLDNIDLEKAYEGMKKDATEMSLIPWRTVPATELDRFYHEQGWFPALPVREEAKVADPDEWRKKLWDLVMEKMPNQITWVPDVGVDEWVPEVDPWHRRQSVSVTLERAYDDWCVAQVALKLGREEEADRLLQRAGNYRHLFRPDLGLMAPRTAEGEWVEPFDPKLSGGFAGEGYFAEVNSWIYTFHVQHDVEGLIRLMGGRGAFVQKLDELFTEQYIMEKPWFLGQFPDMSGLIGMYAHGNEPSFHIPYLYNYAGAPWKTQRRIRDIQCLMYNAGPAGLCGDDDIGSLSSWYVFSAMGFYPVCPGRPVYDIGSPLFEKTTLHVGEGKTFVIEARNVSIANKYIQSAVLNGRPHQRPWFSHAELISGGHLALEMGPRPNKSWGSSPEDAPPSMTSHEAGG, from the coding sequence TTGAAGAAAACAACCGCAACGGAAGATCATAATTGGGCTTCGTACGTGAATACGAATATCGGGACGTTGTCCTACAAAACCTGGTCCACGTCTCCAACCGTGCAGCTTCCTCACGGGATGATGGAGGTCGATCCTGTCACTACGCCGGGCATTGGAGACAAGTTCTTGGCGGACAAAATATTCGGGTTCTCCTTCGGTCCGGCTTCGGTAATGGTTTCCAAGGAGCCATTGTCCGAGCGGCGGGAAACGGCCGCCTCCGCATTTGACCATGATCAGGAGGAAACTCGGCCTTATGTGTATCGAGTCCTCTTGGAGGATTCTGACATCGAGGCTGAAATGACCGTGGGCCATCGAAGCGCATATTTCCGTTTTCACTCCAACGAAATTGCTTACGTAACGATAGATGGCGGAGAACATACGAAACTTCACCGCAATGATGGCCGCATCATTGAAGGTGAGCGTGCCGAGAAGGGATATGTTTCTTATTTTAGCGTGGAACTGAAAACGGCTGCCTCCTCCTTCGGCGTTGTCGACAAAAGCCACAGGATCTATTTGAACTGCGAGCCGCGGCAGGGGGAGCCCATCGAGCTGCAAGCAGGCATCTCCTACATCAGCCTGGAACAGGCCCGCGCCAACCGGCAACAAGAGTTGCCGGACTGGAACTTCGACGCTGCCGTCTCCCGGGCACACGAAGCCTGGAACCGCGCGCTTGCCTCGATCGAGGTCGAAGGAGGGACGGAGGAACAGCGGACGATCTTCTACACGGCGATGTACCGCACGCTTCAACGCATGCGGAAAATCACGGAGGATGGCCAATATTACAGCGGTTTCGACGGCAGAGTCCACGAGGCGGAGGGGCGGGATTTCTACACAAGCGATCAACTATGGGATACCTATCGCTGCGCCCGCCCTTTGCAAAGCATTATCGAGCCGCGTGTGTTCGAAGATATGGTGTACTCATTGGTAAGAGCATTCGAACAGGGCGGTTTGCTTCCGAAGTTTCCCTATCCGGGCGGAGATCATGCGGTGATGATCGGCCATCATGCCGCATCGCTCATTGCCGATGCCTGTTCGAAAGGATTGGATAATATCGATTTGGAGAAGGCCTATGAAGGAATGAAGAAGGACGCCACCGAGATGTCCTTGATTCCCTGGAGGACGGTGCCGGCTACGGAACTGGACCGCTTTTACCATGAACAAGGCTGGTTTCCGGCACTCCCCGTAAGGGAGGAAGCGAAGGTAGCGGATCCGGACGAATGGAGGAAAAAGCTCTGGGACCTCGTCATGGAGAAGATGCCCAATCAGATTACCTGGGTCCCCGATGTCGGCGTTGACGAATGGGTGCCTGAGGTTGATCCCTGGCACCGCCGGCAATCCGTATCCGTTACGTTAGAGAGAGCCTATGACGACTGGTGCGTCGCCCAAGTGGCCCTCAAGCTGGGACGGGAAGAGGAAGCCGATCGGCTCCTTCAACGCGCAGGCAACTATCGCCACCTGTTTCGCCCGGACCTGGGGTTGATGGCGCCCAGAACGGCGGAGGGGGAATGGGTCGAGCCGTTTGATCCGAAGCTGTCCGGCGGATTTGCCGGGGAGGGTTATTTTGCCGAAGTGAACAGCTGGATCTATACATTCCATGTGCAGCATGACGTGGAGGGATTAATCAGGCTTATGGGCGGGCGAGGGGCTTTCGTTCAAAAGCTCGACGAGTTGTTTACGGAGCAATACATTATGGAGAAACCGTGGTTTCTCGGTCAATTTCCCGATATGTCAGGGCTGATCGGGATGTATGCCCATGGGAATGAACCCAGCTTTCATATCCCGTACTTATACAATTATGCCGGAGCTCCCTGGAAAACGCAGCGGCGAATCCGCGATATTCAATGTCTGATGTATAACGCCGGGCCGGCTGGTCTGTGTGGAGACGATGATATCGGTTCGTTATCTTCTTGGTACGTATTCAGCGCTATGGGTTTCTATCCGGTGTGCCCCGGGCGGCCCGTCTATGATATCGGAAGCCCGCTTTTCGAGAAGACGACACTCCATGTCGGCGAGGGCAAGACATTCGTCATAGAAGCGCGCAATGTCTCAATAGCGAACAAATACATCCAATCCGCCGTCCTCAACGGCCGGCCGCATCAGCGCCCTTGGTTCTCGCATGCGGAATTGATAAGCGGCGGACATCTTGCGCTGGAGATGGGGCCGAGGCCGAACAAGTCATGGGGAAGCTCCCCGGAGGATGCCCCGCCATCGATGACTTCGCACGAAGCAGGAGGTTGA